The genomic interval GGTGCTGCTCCCTGCCGGTCGGGTCCGGGCGGCGAGCAACGGCGTGATCGCCCGCGGCGCGGACGGTCGACTGCTCGGTCGCCAGCACAACAACGACGGGAACGACGACGTCGGAGCGTTCGACGGCACGTTCGATCGCACGTGGCGACGCTGATCCGGACGGGCTTGGTCCCGCCCGCGACGGTGTGTAGACTCCGCGGCACATAGCTGGACACATCCAGAGGGGTGGAGGGACTGGCCCGATGAAACCCCGGCAACCACGAGAGCGGCTCGTCCAGCGCTCGCGAAAGGTGCCAATTCCTGACAGATGTGGCCGGAGCTCCAAGGCACCGCCTCCCGGAACCTCCGCCACCCGACGGAGGTTTTTTGATGGCTGCAGAAGCGCTGAAGTGCCGGGAGTGCAAGACCGAGTACCCGCTGGAGGCCCACTACGTCTGCGAGCGGTGCTTCGGCCCGCTGGAGGTCTCCTACGCCCACAAGCCCGTCACCGACGTGGCGGAGGCCCGCCGCCGCATCCAGGCGGGCCCGCAGAGCGTCTGGCGCTACGCGGACTTCCTGCCGCTCGCCGGCGGCCCGCCGCAGGTCGGCCTGCCGGCCGGCTGCACGCCGCTGATCAAGGCGGACCTGCTCGCCGAGCGGCTCGGGATCAAGGAGGTCTGGGTCAAGAACGACACCGCGAACCCCACGCACTCGTTCAAGGACCGCGTGGTGTCGGTCGCGACCGCCCGGGCCCGCGAGCTCGGCTTCGAGGTGCTCGCCTGCGCCTCGACCGGCAACCTCGCCAACGCCGTCGCCGCCCAGGCCGCCGCGCTCGGGATGGAGTCCTACGTCTTCATCCCCGCGAACCTCGAGGAGCAGAAGATCCTCGCCACGGGCGTGTACGGCACGAACGTCGTCGCCATCCACGGCAACTACGACGACGTCAACCGCCTCTGCACCGAGGTCAGCGGCGAGCGTGAGGGCTGGGCGTTCGTGAACGTCAACATGCGCCCCTACTACGCCGAGGGCTCTAAGACGATCGCCTACGAGATCGCCGAGCAGCTCGGCTGGGAGACCCCGGACCGCATCGTGTCGCCGATCGCGTCCGGCTCGCTCTTCACGAAGATCGCCAAGGGCTTCGAGGAGTGGCTGGAGCTCGGCCTCATCACCGGCTCGCTGCCGAAGATGAACGGCGCCCAGGCCACCGGCTGCTCGCCCGTCGCCCAGGCCTACGAGGCCGGCCACGACGTCTGCCGCCCGGTCAAGCCGGACACGATCGCCAAGTCGCTGGCGATCGGCAACCCGGCCGACGGCCCGTACGCGGTCGAGCTCGCCCGTCGCAGCGACGGGGGCGTCACCGCCGTCACCGACGACGAGATCCGCGCGGGCATCCGGCTGCTGGCCGAGACGACCGGCATCTTCACCGAGACCGCCGGCGGCGTCACCACCGCCGTGCTGCAGAAGCTCGCCGAGCAGGGCGAGATCGGCAGCGACGAGCGCGTCGTCATCGTCATCACCGGCGACGGCCTGAAGACCCTCGACGCCGTCCGCGACACGTTCGAGACCCACACCATCGATCCCACGTTCGACGCGTTCGAGGACGCGTTCGCGATTGGAGCCGCGAAGTAGATGAGCATCAAGGTCAAGCTGCCCACCCAGCTGCGTGCCGCCGCCGGCGGCGCCTCCAGCGTCGAGGTCGACGGGGCCACCGTCGGCGAGGTGCTCGCCGCCGTGTACGAGGTGCACCCGGAGCTGAAGGACCGCCTCGCCGACGAGGACGGGTCGCTGCGCCGGTTCGTGAACGTCTACGTCGGCGGCGACGACATCCGCTTCGGCGACGGCCTCGACACGAAGGTCGCCGACGGCGCCGAGGTGCAGGTCCTGCCCGCGGTCGCGGGCGGCTGCTGACCCCCGACTCCCGGTAGCGTCCCGACCCGCATGGTCGGACGCCTCCTGCAGCTCTCGCGCGCCGCGCGCTTCCGCCTCTGGGCGGTGGTGACCGCGGCGCGTCTGCGTCGTCTCGGCGGGCGCCTGGTCCTCGAGGTCGACGAGGTCCCGCGGCTGCTCGGCCTGCCGACGGTCGAGATCGACGGCTATCCGGGCACGCTGACGCTGCGGATCGGCCGCGAGGTGAAGCTCGGGTCCGGGCTCGTGATCGACCTCGCGCACGGCAAGGACGGCACGATCGACCTCGGGGACCGGGTCGTGTTCCAGAACGGCGTGCGGCTGCAGCCGTGGGGCGGTGCGATCCGCCTCGGCGTCGCCGCGCAGATCCGCGACCGCTGCGAGCTGAAGTCCGCCGGCGAGCTCGTCCTCGGCGAGCGCGCGATCTGCGGGCGCAACGTCACGCTGCACTGCGAGGAGCGCCTGGAGCTCGGCGCGAAGGTCGGGCTCGCCGAGCGCGTCACGGTGATCGACTCCGACCACGGGTTCGACGGCAGCGACACGTTCTTCATGGACCAGCCCGTGCGCAGCACTCCGGTGCTCGTCGGCGCCAACTCGTTCGTGTCGACCAACGGCGTCGTGCTGCGCGGCAGCGTCATCGGCGAGAACTCCGTCGTCGCCGCGGGCGCCGTCGTCAACGGCGGCACCTATCCGCCGCAGTCGATCCTCGGCGGCATCCCCGCCCGGGTCCTGAAGTCCCTCGCCGACGGGGCGCACGCGGCGACGTGAGCACGCCGCCCGCGGACCGGCTGGGCGGCTACCGCGCCAAGCGCGACGCGGCCGGGACGCCCGAGCCCGGTCTCGGGGAGGAGGAGGGCCCGCCGGACGGGGAGGAGGGTCGGCGCTTCGTCCTGCAGGAGCACCACGCCACGCGCCTGCACTGGGACCTGCGGCTCGAGCGCGACGGCGTGCTCGTCTCCTTCGCCGTCCCCAATGGCCTGCCGCCCGACCTCGGCACCAACCACCTGGCCATCCGCACCGAGGACCACCCGCTGGCGTACCTGGACTTCCAGGGCGAGATCCCGCGCGGCAGCTACGGCGCGGGCACGATGACGATCAGCGACCGCGGGACCTACGAGGTCCTGAAGTGGGACCCCGGCAAGATCGAGATCCACCTGCACGGCGAGCGCCACGACGCGCAGTTCGCGCTGTTCGTCATCGACCGCGACCGCACGCTCGACCCGGAGCGCGACGGGGCGCAGTGGATGGTCCATCGGATGGGCGCCCCGGAGGGCCCCGACGCCCAGCCGCTCCCGGACCGCGTGGCGCCGATGCTCGCCCGTCCCGGCACGCTGCCGCGCGGGGACGACTGGCAGTTCGAGATCAAGTGGGACGGCGCGCGCGTGCTCGCCCACAGCCGACCGGGGCAGCTGCGGCTGCGCAGCCGCAACGGCAACGACGTGACCGGCCGGTTCCCGGAGCTCGGGGCGCTGCAGCGGGCGTTGGGGGAGCACCGGGCCGTGCTGGACGGCGAGGTCGTCGCCTTCGACGAGGAGGGACGTCCGAGCTTCGCGGCGCTCCAGCGCCGCCTGAACGTCACCGACGAGGGACGGGTGCGGCGGCTCGTGCGCGAGCAGCCGGTCCGCTACGTCGTCTTCGACCTCCTGTGGCTCGACGGCCACGACCGCTGCGCGCTGCCCTACGAGGAGCGGCGCGCGCGGCTCGCGGCGCTGGAGCTCGAGCGGCGCAGCGGGGGCGTCGTGACCGTGCCGGAGGCGGAGGCGGACGGCGAGGCGCTGCTGGAGGCGGTCCGCGCCCTGGGCCTGGAGGGCGTGATGGCCAAGCGCCGCCGGGCCCCGTACCTGCCCGGTGTCCGCTCCGACGCGTTCACGAAGGTGAAGCTCACGGGCGAGATGACGTTCGAGATCGCCGGCTGGACGGCCGGGGAGGGCGGGCGTCGCGGCCACCCCGGCGCCCTGCTCCTCGGCCTGCCCGATCCCGACGGGGGCCCGCTGCGCTACGTCGGACGGGTCGGCAGCGGCCTCGACGAGCGGACCCTCGACGAGCTGACGGGCGCGCTCGCACAGCGCGAGGTCGACGCCGATCCGCTGGCGCCCTCCAGCGGCGGGACCGTCGCGCCGCGCGGCGCGCGCTTCACCGGCCCGGGCCTGCGCTGCGAGGTCCGCTTCACCGGCTGGACGCCGGACGGGGTGCTGCGCCATCCCGTGTTCGTGCGGCTCGTCGCGCCCGAGGGGGACGGGGCGGGGCCGGCGGCCCCCGGGGCCGGCAAGGGCACGCGCGTCACCGCGGCGGGCCGCGAGCTGCGCGTCACGAACCTCGACAAGCCGCTGTGGCCCGACGGCACCACGAAGGGCGAGCTGATCGGCTACTACGCCCAGATCGCGCCGGTGCTCGTCCCGCACCTCGCCGACCGGCCGCTGACGATGCGCCGCTGGCCCGACGGCGTGACCGGCCCGACGTTCTTCGAGAAGCGCGCCCCGGGTCACCGTCCGGACTGGGTCGCCGTGGCCGACGTGACGCTCGACGGCGTCGCCGCGACGCAGCTGCTCGTCCAGGAGCCGGCGACGCTCGCGTGGCTCGGCAATCTCGCGGCGATCGAGCTGCACACCCCGCTGCACCGCCTGTCCGCCGAGGACGGGACGGCGGAGATCCTCGCCTTCGACCTCGATCCGGGCGCGCCCGCCACGGCGGTCGAGTGCGCGCGCGTGGCGTTCCTGCTGCGCGGCATGTTCGCCGGGCTCGGCCTCGACGCGTTCGTGAAGTCCTCCGGATCGAAGGGC from Paraconexibacter algicola carries:
- a CDS encoding ubiquitin-like small modifier protein 1, producing MSIKVKLPTQLRAAAGGASSVEVDGATVGEVLAAVYEVHPELKDRLADEDGSLRRFVNVYVGGDDIRFGDGLDTKVADGAEVQVLPAVAGGC
- the ligD gene encoding DNA ligase D; protein product: MSTPPADRLGGYRAKRDAAGTPEPGLGEEEGPPDGEEGRRFVLQEHHATRLHWDLRLERDGVLVSFAVPNGLPPDLGTNHLAIRTEDHPLAYLDFQGEIPRGSYGAGTMTISDRGTYEVLKWDPGKIEIHLHGERHDAQFALFVIDRDRTLDPERDGAQWMVHRMGAPEGPDAQPLPDRVAPMLARPGTLPRGDDWQFEIKWDGARVLAHSRPGQLRLRSRNGNDVTGRFPELGALQRALGEHRAVLDGEVVAFDEEGRPSFAALQRRLNVTDEGRVRRLVREQPVRYVVFDLLWLDGHDRCALPYEERRARLAALELERRSGGVVTVPEAEADGEALLEAVRALGLEGVMAKRRRAPYLPGVRSDAFTKVKLTGEMTFEIAGWTAGEGGRRGHPGALLLGLPDPDGGPLRYVGRVGSGLDERTLDELTGALAQREVDADPLAPSSGGTVAPRGARFTGPGLRCEVRFTGWTPDGVLRHPVFVRLVAPEGDGAGPAAPGAGKGTRVTAAGRELRVTNLDKPLWPDGTTKGELIGYYAQIAPVLVPHLADRPLTMRRWPDGVTGPTFFEKRAPGHRPDWVAVADVTLDGVAATQLLVQEPATLAWLGNLAAIELHTPLHRLSAEDGTAEILAFDLDPGAPATAVECARVAFLLRGMFAGLGLDAFVKSSGSKGLQVYVPLNAGAVPYAHTKAFARTVAELLAREEPGLVVSRQVKAERRGRVLVDWLQNEHGKTTVSVYSVRAAHDRPTISAPLTWDELQDLLDAGDPDAFLLGPDEVLARVAELGDVWADVLTLDQELPVP
- a CDS encoding acyltransferase — its product is MVGRLLQLSRAARFRLWAVVTAARLRRLGGRLVLEVDEVPRLLGLPTVEIDGYPGTLTLRIGREVKLGSGLVIDLAHGKDGTIDLGDRVVFQNGVRLQPWGGAIRLGVAAQIRDRCELKSAGELVLGERAICGRNVTLHCEERLELGAKVGLAERVTVIDSDHGFDGSDTFFMDQPVRSTPVLVGANSFVSTNGVVLRGSVIGENSVVAAGAVVNGGTYPPQSILGGIPARVLKSLADGAHAAT
- the thrC gene encoding threonine synthase; this encodes MAAEALKCRECKTEYPLEAHYVCERCFGPLEVSYAHKPVTDVAEARRRIQAGPQSVWRYADFLPLAGGPPQVGLPAGCTPLIKADLLAERLGIKEVWVKNDTANPTHSFKDRVVSVATARARELGFEVLACASTGNLANAVAAQAAALGMESYVFIPANLEEQKILATGVYGTNVVAIHGNYDDVNRLCTEVSGEREGWAFVNVNMRPYYAEGSKTIAYEIAEQLGWETPDRIVSPIASGSLFTKIAKGFEEWLELGLITGSLPKMNGAQATGCSPVAQAYEAGHDVCRPVKPDTIAKSLAIGNPADGPYAVELARRSDGGVTAVTDDEIRAGIRLLAETTGIFTETAGGVTTAVLQKLAEQGEIGSDERVVIVITGDGLKTLDAVRDTFETHTIDPTFDAFEDAFAIGAAK